The DNA region GGCTAATGTCTCATCCACTTTATGCAGAAAAGAAAGTAGATTTGGATCATATCGGATATAGAGAGAGCATTTGGTAACAGCTGCAAGTTTGAAACACCATTGTGCCGAGGGCCTCAACAATGTTAAAAAATCTCGAGGGAGCTGCATTACCTAATATTCCAAGGCCACCGCCATCAACGGGGAAACAGAAGGAGAATCAGGTAACAACGGATAATGCTGCACAATGTTCAGTCACCTCTATCTACGGTGCCAATATTGGGGACTTGTACCGCAAAGTAACGGCTAAATGGTGCAAAAGCCCGGTTAGCCATTCGTTTACTATAAGTGTAGAAAGTCCTTGTGATGATCAAAGCCATAATACCTGCAAGATTGATTTAAATGGATGGCAATTTTGGGGAAAAAAAGGTCTGAAAAACATCGAAATAGATGGCAAAAGGGTCGATATTTACTGGGATTTTCGAGAAACGAAGTTCAATGCTAGCCCCGAGCCTTGCTCAGACTATTATGTAGCAATGGTGTGTGATGAAAAAGTGGTATTAGTTATAGGTGACATGACAAAAGATGCTTTAAAAAGAACCAAGAAAAAACTTTCCTTGATAGACCCTACCTTGTTGTGCAAGCAAGAGCATATTTGTGGGAAAAGACTCTTTTGTTCCAAGACCAAACTAGGTGAAGGGATACAAGAACACGACATTATAATCGAGAACTGTCTATCCGATCCCGATGATCCCGAAATGTGGGTTACCATAGACGGTACCACCATCATTCGAGTTATGAACCTTCATTGGAGGTTCAGAGGAAATGAAATAGTCACAGTTAACAAAACATCCATACAAGTTTTCTGGGATGTACATGACTGGTTATATAATAAATCCAGTTCAAGCCATGGATTATTTATTTTCATACCAGGTGAACCGGGTTCAAATTCTATCATAAACAGTGATGATGATTGCAACATAAATGTTCCAaagttttgttatgttttatatGCTTGGAAAACTAAGTAGGCATCATTCTCTTTCACGGTGGAAACTATAAACATTTGTTTTGATTTGGTCTAGTTTGGTAATTGTATGTTACATCTATGTTGTCCGGATTTGTAGGTGAACTCAATATAAACCTAAAGAGTGTAACTTTaagttttatatgtatatatatttagaagATCATATCTCGATTATGTCTAAAAATATGTTGAACATAAAATCAcggataatttaaataaaataaaaagtccaAAGTAACACAAATTTTCaatgattattttatcttatctataattttttgttaatgaATTGGGTCAAAACTTAGATATTGtttgttctttaatttaaaacaacTTGATTATTCAttctattatttaaatataattttttatattttttataattaaatttaaataaattaaatagtgagtaaaataaaacttaaacacGTTAATATATCATATCAAGAATTCTAATTGCACCAAAATTAGTTTAGAACTAAATCCTTCCATTTTTCAGGTGGACAACCCGGCCCGACCCATAAACAAGTTTACTTGtaataccaactcaatcaataatattatcaatatatacaacagaataacaaaattaaaatataaatattatattaaaataaagttttgatttaaaaataaaaaaatttataaaaatattttggtaaattttttaatcGAATTGATGTGGGGTTGATTTTGGACGTATCATACGAATGCTGGGTTTATTTTCCACTCAAACAAAGACTAAAGCAGGCCTTTTTTGAAAAGAGCAAGGGTCAAATTTGATGTGCTGATTGACACTTTTTCCGGAAGCAAACCAATATAGgaaaaattagtttttaatatCTAATTTCTTGTTATTTATTGATCCCATTAGCCTTCGAGTCTTCCACCAGTAAGTCCAGAGAAAGAGAGAACAAAAATGGAGAAACAACAGAAATCCGGTCATTTGGTGCTTGTTATGGCACCCTTCCAAGGCCACTTAACTCCCATGCTCCAGCTGGCTACTATCTTGCACTCAAAGGGCTTCTCAATTACTATAGTTCACCCTGAATTGAACTCTCTTAACCCTTCAAACCACCCCGAATTCACCTTCGTACCCATACCAGATAAGATCAAGGAATCTCAACTCTCAGATGAAGACCTTGCAGATAAGCTCAAGGAATCTCTAGTGTCAACTGTAGATGTTGCAGGTTCCGTGCAGAGTCTCAACAAAAACTGTGCAGCACCATTAAAAAAATGCCTCGAAAACATTTTGCACTCTCATCACCATATTGCTGCAGTCATCTATGATACACTCATGTTTTGTGCTCAAACTATAGTCAACGATCTGGGGCTACCCGGGATAACTTTGCGTACAAGTTCGGCTACAACATTGCTATTATTTCCGGTACTTCCTCAACTTGGTGAGAAAGGTATACATGCCACTTTAATATTTGGTTGCAACAAGTTGTATACATGATGATCATACGTAATTTTGGTCTGGGTTAAATTTGTGTTGCAGAATTAATGTCTGGAATTGAATCACCAGAGCTTCAAGCTCTGCAGCTTCAACGCTTACGAGCATTAATAGTACAGAATCCGACTCAAGCGATGATGGAGGTGAGAGCTGCATTCACAAATGCGATGAAGTTCTCATCAGCTATAATTGTGAACTCAATGGAATTTTTGGAACTAGAAGCACTGTCAAAGGTAAGACAATACTTTCGTACTCCAATTTTCATTGTAGGACCATTACACAAATTAGCTCCAGCCATTTGCGGCTCATTATTGACTGAAGATGATAAATGCATCTCTTGGCTTAACAAACAAGCCCCCAAATCTGTCATCTATGTGAGCTTGGGTAGCATTGCCAACATTGATAAGCAAGAACTAATTGAGACAGCTTGGGGATTATCCAACAGTAAACAACCCTTCCTGTGGGTGGTTAGACCTGGTATGGTTTGTGGCTCAGAATGGATTGAATCTTTGTCAAATGGGTTTGAGGAGAATGTGGGAGAAAGAGGCTGCATTGTGAAATGGGCACCTCAAAAGGAAGTGTTGGCTCATGGTGCAGTGGGTGGATTTTGGAGCCACTGTGGGTGGAATTCAACCATTGAGAGCATTTGTGAAGGGGTACCAATGCTATGCAGACCTTTCTTTGGCGACCAACTCTTGAACACAAGTTACATATGTAATGTTTGGAAAATAGGCTTGGAATTGCAGAATCTAGAAAGAGGGAATATAGAAAGAACAATAAAAAGACTAATGGTGGATATGGAAGGAAAGGATATCAGAAAGAGAGCTATGGATTTGAAGAAGAAAGCTGCTCTTTGTCTTATGGAAGACGGTTCTACAAGTTCTTTCAATGGGTTAATAAAGCAGATAACAGTT from Gossypium hirsutum isolate 1008001.06 chromosome A04, Gossypium_hirsutum_v2.1, whole genome shotgun sequence includes:
- the LOC107931178 gene encoding uncharacterized protein, with the translated sequence MLKNLEGAALPNIPRPPPSTGKQKENQVTTDNAAQCSVTSIYGANIGDLYRKVTAKWCKSPVSHSFTISVESPCDDQSHNTCKIDLNGWQFWGKKGLKNIEIDGKRVDIYWDFRETKFNASPEPCSDYYVAMVCDEKVVLVIGDMTKDALKRTKKKLSLIDPTLLCKQEHICGKRLFCSKTKLGEGIQEHDIIIENCLSDPDDPEMWVTIDGTTIIRVMNLHWRFRGNEIVTVNKTSIQVFWDVHDWLYNKSSSSHGLFIFIPGEPGSNSIINSDDDCNINVPKFCYVLYAWKTK
- the LOC107931078 gene encoding UDP-glucose iridoid glucosyltransferase-like isoform X1 — its product is MEKQQKSGHLVLVMAPFQGHLTPMLQLATILHSKGFSITIVHPELNSLNPSNHPEFTFVPIPDKIKESQLSDEDLADKLKESLVSTVDVAGSVQSLNKNCAAPLKKCLENILHSHHHIAAVIYDTLMFCAQTIVNDLGLPGITLRTSSATTLLLFPVLPQLELMSGIESPELQALQLQRLRALIVQNPTQAMMEVRAAFTNAMKFSSAIIVNSMEFLELEALSKVRQYFRTPIFIVGPLHKLAPAICGSLLTEDDKCISWLNKQAPKSVIYVSLGSIANIDKQELIETAWGLSNSKQPFLWVVRPGMVCGSEWIESLSNGFEENVGERGCIVKWAPQKEVLAHGAVGGFWSHCGWNSTIESICEGVPMLCRPFFGDQLLNTSYICNVWKIGLELQNLERGNIERTIKRLMVDMEGKDIRKRAMDLKKKAALCLMEDGSTSSFNGLIKQITVSET
- the LOC107931078 gene encoding UDP-glucose iridoid glucosyltransferase-like, encoding MEKQQKSGHLVLVMAPFQGHLTPMLQLATILHSKGFSITIVHPELNSLNPSNHPEFTFVPIPDKIKESQLSDEDLADKLKESLVSTVDVAGSVQSLNKNCAAPLKKCLENILHSHHHIAAVIYDTLMFCAQTIVNDLGLPGITLRTSSATTLLLFPVLPQLGEKELMSGIESPELQALQLQRLRALIVQNPTQAMMEVRAAFTNAMKFSSAIIVNSMEFLELEALSKVRQYFRTPIFIVGPLHKLAPAICGSLLTEDDKCISWLNKQAPKSVIYVSLGSIANIDKQELIETAWGLSNSKQPFLWVVRPGMVCGSEWIESLSNGFEENVGERGCIVKWAPQKEVLAHGAVGGFWSHCGWNSTIESICEGVPMLCRPFFGDQLLNTSYICNVWKIGLELQNLERGNIERTIKRLMVDMEGKDIRKRAMDLKKKAALCLMEDGSTSSFNGLIKQITVSET